One Bacillus amyloliquefaciens DSM 7 = ATCC 23350 DNA window includes the following coding sequences:
- the ftsX gene encoding permease-like cell division protein FtsX — translation MIKILGRHLRESFKSLGRNTWMTFASISAVTVTLILVGVFLVIMLNLNNMAKNAEKEVEIKVLIDLTSNKKTQDTLQNEIKDISGIQSVEFSSKDKELDQLVKSFGDSGKAMKMQDQENPLNNAFIVKTTDPHDTPKVAKKIEKLDHVYKVTYGKEEVSRLFKIVGVSRNIGIALIIGLLFTAMFLISNTIKITIFARRKEIEIMKLVGATNWFIRWPFFLEGLLLGVFGSVIPIALVLSTYQSMVAWVAPKVQGSFVSLLPYSPFVFQVSLVLILIGAVIGVWGSLTSIRKFLRV, via the coding sequence ATGATTAAAATTCTCGGGCGCCATTTGCGTGAGAGTTTTAAATCTCTCGGAAGAAACACATGGATGACATTTGCATCCATCAGTGCCGTTACCGTTACATTGATATTGGTCGGCGTGTTTTTAGTCATTATGCTGAACTTAAACAACATGGCTAAAAATGCTGAAAAAGAAGTGGAGATTAAAGTATTAATTGATTTGACGTCGAATAAGAAAACGCAGGATACGCTGCAGAATGAGATTAAGGACATCTCGGGAATCCAAAGCGTAGAGTTTTCATCTAAAGATAAAGAGCTTGATCAATTGGTCAAAAGCTTCGGCGACAGCGGAAAGGCCATGAAAATGCAAGATCAGGAAAACCCGCTGAACAACGCGTTTATCGTCAAAACGACAGATCCGCATGATACGCCGAAAGTCGCGAAAAAAATTGAGAAGCTTGATCATGTGTATAAAGTGACATACGGAAAAGAAGAAGTCAGCCGTCTGTTTAAGATCGTCGGCGTGTCACGCAACATCGGGATTGCGTTAATCATCGGCCTTCTGTTCACGGCGATGTTCTTAATTTCAAATACGATTAAAATCACGATTTTCGCAAGAAGAAAAGAGATTGAAATCATGAAGCTTGTCGGTGCGACAAACTGGTTTATCCGCTGGCCGTTTTTCCTTGAAGGTCTGCTGCTCGGGGTATTCGGTTCAGTCATACCGATCGCACTCGTGCTCAGTACGTACCAGTCGATGGTCGCTTGGGTGGCTCCGAAAGTTCAGGGTTCATTTGTTTCACTTCTGCCGTACAGTCCGTTTGTGTTCCAAGTATCACTTGTGCTCATTCTGATCGGCGCGGTTATCGGAGTATGGGGAAGCCTGACTTCCATCCGAAAATTCCTTCGTGTATAA
- the ftsE gene encoding cell division ATP-binding protein FtsE, giving the protein MIEMKEVYKSYPNGVKAINGLSVMIHPGEFVYVVGPSGAGKSTFIKMIYREEKPTKGQILINHKDLAAVKEKEIPFVRRKIGVVFQDFKLLPKLTVFENVAFALEVIGEQQSVIKKRVLEVLDLVQLKHKARQFPDQLSGGEQQRVSIARSIVNNPDVVIADEPTGNLDPVTSWEVMKTLEEINNRGTTVVMATHNKEIVNTMKKRVIAIEDGIIVRDESRGEYGSYD; this is encoded by the coding sequence ATGATAGAGATGAAAGAAGTATATAAATCCTATCCGAACGGTGTAAAAGCGATTAACGGGCTGTCAGTCATGATTCATCCCGGAGAATTTGTATATGTCGTAGGACCGAGCGGAGCCGGTAAATCTACTTTTATCAAAATGATTTACAGAGAAGAAAAACCGACAAAAGGGCAAATATTGATTAATCATAAAGATCTCGCGGCTGTAAAAGAAAAAGAGATTCCTTTCGTGCGGCGTAAAATAGGTGTTGTTTTCCAAGATTTCAAACTCCTTCCGAAATTGACGGTATTTGAAAACGTTGCGTTTGCGCTTGAGGTTATCGGAGAGCAGCAGTCAGTCATTAAAAAACGCGTGCTTGAAGTGCTCGATCTGGTGCAGCTGAAGCATAAAGCGCGGCAGTTTCCCGACCAGCTTTCCGGAGGAGAACAGCAGCGTGTTTCCATCGCAAGATCCATCGTCAACAATCCTGACGTCGTTATAGCTGACGAACCGACGGGCAACCTTGATCCGGTAACATCATGGGAAGTCATGAAGACGCTGGAAGAGATTAACAACCGCGGAACGACTGTCGTGATGGCGACACACAATAAAGAAATAGTAAACACCATGAAGAAACGGGTCATCGCGATCGAAGACGGAATTATTGTGCGTGATGAGTCAAGAGGGGAGTATGGTTCTTATGATTAA
- the cccB gene encoding cytochrome c551, with protein MKSKWALLALVLTMSVLLAACGGSNESKKESSDSSGGSKASASAGEELYQQSCIGCHGKDLEGGGGPNLQEVGGKYDEAKIESIIKNGRGNMPSHLVSDEDATKIAKWLSQKK; from the coding sequence ATGAAATCAAAATGGGCGCTGCTGGCGCTGGTTCTGACCATGTCCGTCCTGCTGGCGGCATGCGGCGGATCCAATGAATCAAAAAAAGAAAGCTCTGACAGCTCAGGCGGATCAAAAGCTTCCGCGTCAGCAGGCGAAGAGCTTTATCAGCAAAGCTGTATCGGCTGCCACGGAAAAGACTTAGAAGGCGGCGGAGGTCCCAATCTGCAGGAAGTCGGCGGGAAATATGATGAAGCTAAAATTGAAAGCATCATTAAAAACGGCCGCGGCAATATGCCGAGCCATCTTGTAAGTGATGAGGACGCCACAAAGATCGCCAAATGGCTGTCACAGAAAAAATAA